TCACCGTCTTTCTGTCGTACGGCCTGACGCTGTACGCCGTGATCGCCGCCGCCGTCCTCGTGCTGGGCTCCCGGCGCGCCCGGCCCCTCCCCTTCGCGCTGGCGGGCTTCGTCGTCGTACCGGTCGTGTTCACGGCGATGGGCTTCTACTGGTGGGAGGCGTACGACCTGCTGCTCACCCGCTACGACCAGGGCGCCGGCGGCACCCGGCCGCAGGCCTACTGGGTGTGGGCCAACCTCGCCTGCCAGGTGCTGGTGGTGGGCCTGGCGACGGTGGCGGGGCTGCGGCGGACCGGGGCCGTGCTGCTGCGCCGGGACCGAACGGCCGCGTTCCGGCTCGGCGTTCTGGTGCTCGGGGCCCTGGTCGCGATGCTGGTCGCGGATCTGTCAGGGATGAGCAAGGCGGAGACGGAGCGCATCTGGCTGCCGTTCGCACTGTGGCTGCTGACCGCGTGCGCGTTCCTCCCGAGACCGCGCGTCTGGCTCGCGGCACAGGCCGTGCTCGCGCTGCTCGTCAATCACCTGTTGCTGACGGGTTGGTGAACACGAACGGGAATGGATAAGGTTAGGCTTACCTAAGTCGAGCTGGAGCGTTCGAAAGGTTCCCATGTCTGCTGCCTCCTGCCCTGAGCCGACGCCCGCCGAGCGTGCCCGCTCGGTGCTGGCGGCGGCCGACTCGCTGACCGTCACCACGCACGGCCATCGCGTCGAGCTGATCGGCCTGCACACCGTCGACACGGCCGCACGGCTGCTCCTGAACAACCCGCCGGACGGTCACCTCGCGGCCGAGCTCGCCATGGCACCGCACGGCGATCTGACCGCCCTGGTGGAGTTCACCGACGTCGCCCCCGTCGCCGTACGCGAACGGGTGCGCGCCCGCCTCACGCTGGGCGGCCGGCTGACCGTCCTCGGCCCGAAGGCGCTGGTGTTCCACCCGGCCCGTGCCGTGCTCACCGAGGACGGCCGCACGGCGGTCATCGGCCTCGACGAACTGGCCCACTCCTCGCCCGACCCGCTGGCCACCCACGAGGCCGAGATGCTGGCCCGGCTGGACGCGGCGCACGCCGACACCGTGGCCCCGCTCTCCCGGCTGCTCCCGGCGAAGCGGCAGCTGGGCGCGTACGAGGTACGGCCGTTGCGGCTCGACCGGCACGGCCTGGTGCTCCGCTCCCAGACGCCGGACTCCCACCACGACACCCGCCTGCCCTTCGCCACCGCGGCCACCCACCCGGGTGACGCGGTCCGGCAGATCCACATCCTGCTCGCCCGGGCCACCGCCCGCCCGCGCCGCCGACGCCTGCCGACCAGGTCATAGGCGTCGGGCGCACCCAAGGTCGCCGGCCTCCGGGCCGCTCGCAGAGGCTCCCGTCTCCTCCTGCGAACGAGCCCGGAGGCCGGCTCTCAGCTGCGGCCGCCGGTCGCGAGGTGCGAAGTCGTCTCCATGAGGGAGACCGAGAACGGGTGCCGCGGCGCCGTCAGGACGCGTTGCGCCGGGCCCTGTTCGACGACCTCCCCCTCGTCCAGTACGGCGATGCGGTGGGCGAGGCGTGCCGTGTCCAGGTCGTGCGTGACGAGGACGAGGGACAAGCCCTCACCGTCGCGGACCAGCCCCGCGAGGACGTCGAGGATGCCGCGTCGGGTGACCGTGTCCAGGCCGGAGGTGACCTCGTCGCAGATCAGCACGCGGGGGCGGGCGAGCAGGGCGCGGGCCAGGGCGGCGCGCTGGAGTTCGCCGCCGGAGAGCTCGCCGGGGCGACGCCGGGCCAGGTCCGGCGACAGGCCGAGGCGGTTCAGGGTGGCCGATGCCTCGTCCGTGGCCGCCCGTTCGCCCGCTCCGCGCAGCCGTACCGCCGTGCGGGCCACCTGTTCCAGCACCGGCCGGTGCTCGTCGAAGGCGGCGCGGGCGTCCTGGAACACGTACTGCACGGCGGCCAGTTGAGCACGGCTCCGGTGGCGCAGGCTGCGCGGGAGCGGTGTGCCGTCGAGCAGGATCTCGCCCGAGTGCTCGCGGTGCAGGCCCGCGAGGCAGCGGGCGAGCGTGGTCTTGCCGCTGCCGGAGCGGCCGACCACGGCGAGGCACTCACCGGGGTGCAGGACGAGGCGCGGGGCACGCAGCACGACGGTCCGGCGATCGTGCACGGCGGTCAAGTCCCGTACCTCCAGGCTCGGTCGGCTGCCCCCGTCGCCCGCGCCGTCCGGCGGGATTCCGTGCCGCGCGTCGAGCAGGCGACGGGTCCACTCGTGCCGGGGGGCCTCCCACAGCCGCTCCGCCGGTCCCGACTCGACGACCCGGCCCGCGCGCAGCACGAGGACCTCGTCGGCGAGTGCGCGGACCACGTCGAGGTCGTGGCTGAGCAGGACGACGGCGATGCCGCGTGCAGCGACCGCCGCCAGCTGTTCGACGATCCGGTTCTTGGTCAACGCGTCCTGACCGGTGGTGGGTTCGTCCGCGACGATCACCCGGGCGCCGAGCAGCAGGGCCTGGGCGAGGACCACGCGCTGCTGCTGGCCGCCGGACAGCTGGTGCGGATGGCGACGCAACAGGGCTTCGGGGTCGGGGAGTTGGGCATCCGACAGTGCGCGCAGGACCAGCGCGCGGGCCGCCTCACGGCGCTGCGCCCGCGGCAGGTGGCGGACCTGGGGCCGGGCGATGTCGTCGAGCAGGGCGCCGACCCGGCGGGCCGGGTTGAGGACGGCGGCGGGGTGCTGCGGGACGTAGCCCACCGGGCCGTCGCCGGGCCGCCGTACCTCGCCCGTGACGCGGGCGCCGGACGGGTACTCGCCGAGCAGGGCGAGCCCGGTGGTGGTCTTGCCGCTGCCGGATGCGCCGACCAGGGCGGTCACCTTGCCCGGCAGGACCTTCACATGCACGCCGTCGACGATCGCCCGGCCGTCGATCTCGACACGCAGGTCGCGGATCTCGGCGACCGCGATCTCCGTGGCCCGGCTCACCGGTGTCAGGTCATCTGCCGTCACCGGCGTTCCATCTCCCCTCGTCACCGGCGTCCCCTCTTCTCAAGAGCCGCGTCGAAGAGCAGGTTCGTGCCCATCGTCAGCGCCACGATCAGCAGCGCGGGCACCACCACGGCCCACGGTTGCACCAGCAGCCCCGTGCGGTTGCGGTCGACCATCACCGCCCAGTCGGCGGCGTCCGGCGCGACGCCCACCCCGAGGAACGCGGCCGTCGACACCAGGTACAGCACACCGGTCAGCCGGATCCCGGCGTCGGCGGCGAGGGTGCGCAGCGTCGAACGGCCGACGTACCCGACGGCGATCCGCCACCGGCTCTCGCCCTGCATGCGCAGCGCCTCGACGGCGGGGCGGGCGGCGACCTCCCCGGCCGCGGCCCGTACGATCCGGGCCGCGTCGGGCACGTTGACCAGCGCCACGAGCAGCGCGAGCCCCACCGCACCCGGTGCGAACACGGCGGCCACGAGCAGGATCAGCAGCAGCGACGGCACGGCGAGCAGCACGTCCAGCGGCCGCATCAGCAGGTCCTCCAGCCACCGCGACCGGGTGAGCGCGCCGGCCAGCGCGACCGGGACGGCGACGAGATGGGCGATCGCGGTCGCGGCGAGGGCGGTGACCACGACGGTACGGCCGCCCAGCAGGGTCTGCCGCAGGACGTCGCGGCCCACGAAGTCGGTCCCGAGCAGGTGGCCGTCGCCGAGGACGAAGGACGTGGCGCGCGGCCCCGGGTCGCCCGCGAGGAACGGTCCGAGGAGGGCGAGCAGGAGCGGGACGGCGACCACGCCGAGGCCGAGCGCGAAACGGCGGTGCGTCACGCGGCCACCCCCGCCCGGGGCGTGAGCCGATGGGCCACGAGGTCGGCACCGAGGTTGAGCAGCACCGTCAGGACGCCGAAGACAACGGCCAGCCCCTGCACCACCGGTACGTCGCGTTCGGCGACGGCGTTGAGCAGGACGGTCCCGAGGCCCGGGATCACGAAGAGGGCCTCCACGACGATCACCCCGCACAGCAACCAGTCGACGGTACGGGCGAGTTGCTGGACGGCCGGGGCGAGCGCGTTCGGCAGGGCGTGGGCGTAGCGGACTCGGGCGCCGGGGACACCGCAGCGGCGGGCGTGGGCGACGTACGGGGAGGCGAGGGCGTCGACCATGCCGGCCCGCACCAGGCGGGACAGGGAGCACACCGGACGGGACAGCAGGACCAGGACGGGCAGCACCAGCACCGCCGGATGGGCGAGCAGGTCGGTGCCGTGGCCGACGGCCGTCGGCGGCAGCCAGGCGAGCTTCAGGGCGAGGACCGTCACCAGGAGCACTCCGAGGGCGAACTCGGGTACGGCGTACACGGCCAGCGTCACCGAGCTGACCAGCCGGTCCACGAGGCCGCCCTCGTGGCGGGCGGCGAGCACGCCGAGGCCGAAGCCCAGCGGGACCAGCAGGGCCAGGGTGAGGGCGGCGAGGGTGAGGGTCGGTCCGAAGCCGTCGGCGATGTACCGGGTGACCGGGCGCCCCGAGGTCAGTGAGGTGCCGAAGTCGCCGTGCAGCAGGCCCGTCGCCCAGTCCGTGAGGCGTTCGTACGCGGGCCGGTCCAGGTCCATCGCCTCGCGGATCGCCGCGACGCGGGCCGGGTCCGGCTGGTCACCGGCGAGGGCGACCGCCGCGTCGCCCGGCAGCGCCTCGGTGAGGACGAAGACCAGGAGTACGACGGCCACGGTCTGGGCTGCGCCGAGTACAACGCGCCGGGTGACGAAGGATGTGCCGCCGTCCAACCGCGTTCTCACGCCAGCCACACCCTGTCGAAGCGGGCCCAGTCCAGGGTGTTGGCGGGAGCCTTCCTCTCGACTCCCCTCACCGTGCGCGACGTTCCGATGATCCAGTCCGCGAAGCCCCACACGAGGAAGCCGCCCTCGGTGTACAGGCGGCGCTGCATGCGCCCGTAGACGGCGGCCCGCTCCGTCCTGTCGCGGGTGGACTGGGCCTGCTGGTAGAGGGCGTCGAAGTCCTTGTGCCGCCACTTGGTGGCGTTGGTGGTGGAGTCGGTGAGCAGCCGCTGGGAGATGTGGGCCTCGACGGGCATGGCGCCGGAGCGGTAGCAGCACAGGGTGCCGCCGTCGAGGATGTCGCTCCAGTAGGAGTCCTTGCTGCCCATCCTCACGTCGATCGTGACGCCCGCCTTCGCGGCCTGGTCCCGGAAGATGCCGGCGGCCTCGGTGAACCCGGCGGCGACCGCGGAGGTGTCCAGGGTGACCTTGAGGTTCTCGGCGCCGGCCTGCTTCAGCAGGGCGCGGGCCCGGTCGAGGTCCTGGGTGCGCTGCGGCAGGTCGGCGGCGTAGTACTCGTAGCCCTTGCCGAACAGGTCGTTGCCGACCTCGCCGGCGCCGGACAGTGCGCCGTCGACGAGTTCCTGCCGGTCGGCGATGAGGAAGAACGCCTCGCGCACCCGCTTGTCGTCGAAGGGTGCCCGGTCGGTCTTCATGCAGAACGCCTGCATGGCGCTGTTGCGCAGCCGCACGATCTCGATCTGTCCGCCGCCCTCGTGGGCGCGGGCGGTGGTCGGGTTGAGTTCGTGCGCGTACTCGACCTGCCCGCCGAGGAGCGCGCTCACGCGGGCGGACTCCTCGTTGGCGACGACGAACTCGATCTCGTCGAGGAGCGGGGCGCCGTCCCAGTGGTCGTCGAAGCGGCGGAAGACGGCGGAGCGGCCGGGCGCGAAGGACACGAACCGGAAGGGGCCGGAGCCGATGGGCCGGTCGTCGAACTCGGTGGCGTTCTCGGGGACGACGTACGCGCCGAACGCGGCCAGGACGTTGGGGAATTCGGCCGTCGGGCGCTTGAGCACGAACTCGATGGTCCGTTCCCCGGTGGCCCGGCTGGCGTCGAGGTCGATGGGCTCCAGGGACGCCTTCGCGCGGAACGCCTGCTTCGGGTCGGCGATCCGGCGGTAGCTGTAGAGGACGTCCTCGGCGGTGACCGGCTTTTCGTCGTGGAAGGCGGCCTTGCGCAGTGTCACCTGCCAGCGGTCCAGCGTCTTGTTGGACTCCCAGCGCTCCGCGAGCCGGGGCCGGGCGGAGAGGTCGGCGCCGTAGTCGGCGAGCTTGTCGAAGAGGGCCTTGGCCCGGGCGGCGTCGGCGAAGAGGCTCGCCAGGTGGGGATCGAGGGTCTCGCTCGCGCCGCCGCCGGCGAAGGCGGCGCGCAGCCGGCCGCCGCGCCTGGGGGCGCCGTCGGAGGTCGCCGTCTCGCCGGAACCGCCGCATCCGGTGAGGGCGAGTGCGGTGGCGGCGCCGGTGGTGGCGGCGAGGAAGCCGCGTCGGCGCAGGCCGGGGAAACGTTCGTCGTTCATGACTGTCCTTCGGGTCAGTGGGTGTGCAGGCGCGCGACGAGGTGCAGTCGGTCCGCGTCCGTGGCGGTCCCGGGCAACCGGCCGTCCCGCCAGGGCGGTTCGGTGCGCGGGCCGGGTCCGTCGTGCAGTTCGAGGACCTCGAAACCGTGCGCGGTGAGGAAGTGCCGCAGCTCGTGCGGGAACAGCAGCCGCCAGGCGGAGTGCTGGGCGACGGGCGGCGAGCCGTCGTCGCGGGTCCACACGCGGGTGCGGCGCAGCAGCTGGGCGGTGCGGTCGACGGTGAGCGTGGTCGTCGACCGGTGGGCGATGCCCCGCCAGGTGAAGGTGTTGCCGGACGGGCGGTCGAGGAGATCGGTACGGCCCAGGAAGTACGCCCCGTTGCGCATCTCCGCGACCAGCAGCCCGCCCGGCGCGAGGGCGCGTCGGCAGGAGCCGAGGAACCCGTCGAGCTGGTCGTTGGTGTGGCAGTACAGCAGGGAGCTGTCCAGGCAGACGACCGCGTCGAAGGCGGCCCCGCCCGACTCCCGCAGGTCGAAGCCGCGCAGGTCGGCCCGGACGTACGCCGGTCCCGGGTGGTGGGCGCGGGCGTGGGCGAGCATCGCCTCGGAGAGGTCGGCGCCGGTCACCGTACGGCCCGCGCGGTGCAGTCGGGCGGCGTCGCGGCCGGTGCCGCAGCCCATGTCGAGTACGCGCGGGCCGGCGCCGTGGCGGCGCAGGCAGTCCTCGGCCCAGCGTCCGGCGAGCCGGTCGGGGTCGGGGAAGCGGGCCTCGTAGAGGGCGGGGTGGTCGGTGAGGAGGTTGCCGTCGGTCATGCGTCGGCCTTCTCCCGCACCGGTTCCGCCGGCGCCGGCAGCGCGCCGCGCCGACGCAGCCACGCGACCCCGCCCGCCGAGGCCGCCCCGAACACCGCGCAGCACACCCACGGCAGCCAGGCACGGCCGGCGCTCTCCCCCGCGTCCATGGCCCAGCCGACGACGGTGTTGCCGACGGCCGCGGCGATGCCCGAGACGACGTAGAAGATCCCGAAGTACGTGCCGGTGAGCTCGGGACGGCCGAAGCGCGGGATCAGCTCCATCACGAACGGCGAGGCGATCATGATGCCGAGGTAGAGCAGCAGTGCGCTCGCGAGAACCGGCACGGCACCCGGGGCGAGGGCGGGCGGCAGGAAGGCGAGTGCCATCACCGCGAGCCCCACGGCTATCCAACGCGCCCTGTCGTGGCGGGACTTGAGGTATCCGGTGATCCTCAGCTGGAACGCCAGGTTGGCGACCGTGCCGACGAGGAAGACGATGCCCGCGGCCCCGTCCCAGCCGGTGGCCTCCCGGGCCCGGTCCGGCAGCAGCAGGTACAGCTGGTTCTCCAGGGTGAACATGCCGACCATGGCGAGCGAGAAGGCCAGGAAGGCCCGGTTGCCGACCACCTCGCGCCAGTCGCCGAGGACGCCGCTGCCGCTCGGCTCGACCTTGCGCGCGGGCAGGACGAGGGCCTGCGCCACGGTGAGCACCGCGAAGATGCCGGCGGCGGTCAGCGCGGAAGTGCGGAAGTCGACGAGGAGCAGGGCGCTGCCCAGCAGCGGCCCGACGAGCGCCCCGGTCGTGGCGAACACGTTGAACAGGGCGAACGCCTCCGCCTTGCGCTCCCCCGCCTCCTGCGCGAGATAAGCGCGCACGGCCGGGTTGAACAGCGCGCCCGCGAGCCCGCTGAGCACGGACGCGGCGAGCAGCACCGGCAGCCCGTCGCCCAGCGCGAACAGCGCGAAGCCGACGGTCCGCAGGGCGCACCCGGCGATGATGACGCCCCGCGCCCCGAGCCGGTCGGCTGCCGAGCCGCCGATGATGAACAGGCCCTGCTGGCTGAGGTTGCGCACACCGAGGACGATCCCGACGACCGCCGCCGACATGCCCAGGTTCTCGCCGAGGTGGGTGGCGAGGTAGGGGATGAGGAGGTAGAAGCCGGTGTTGACGCCGAGCTGGTTGACGAGCAGCAACCGGACGGCGAGCGGGAAGCCGCGCATCTCATGCCACGTCCTCATGCGCGGTCACCTCCTGGACTCCCAGTCCG
The DNA window shown above is from Streptomyces chartreusis and carries:
- a CDS encoding DUF2470 domain-containing protein, whose product is MSAASCPEPTPAERARSVLAAADSLTVTTHGHRVELIGLHTVDTAARLLLNNPPDGHLAAELAMAPHGDLTALVEFTDVAPVAVRERVRARLTLGGRLTVLGPKALVFHPARAVLTEDGRTAVIGLDELAHSSPDPLATHEAEMLARLDAAHADTVAPLSRLLPAKRQLGAYEVRPLRLDRHGLVLRSQTPDSHHDTRLPFATAATHPGDAVRQIHILLARATARPRRRRLPTRS
- a CDS encoding MFS transporter, with protein sequence MRTWHEMRGFPLAVRLLLVNQLGVNTGFYLLIPYLATHLGENLGMSAAVVGIVLGVRNLSQQGLFIIGGSAADRLGARGVIIAGCALRTVGFALFALGDGLPVLLAASVLSGLAGALFNPAVRAYLAQEAGERKAEAFALFNVFATTGALVGPLLGSALLLVDFRTSALTAAGIFAVLTVAQALVLPARKVEPSGSGVLGDWREVVGNRAFLAFSLAMVGMFTLENQLYLLLPDRAREATGWDGAAGIVFLVGTVANLAFQLRITGYLKSRHDRARWIAVGLAVMALAFLPPALAPGAVPVLASALLLYLGIMIASPFVMELIPRFGRPELTGTYFGIFYVVSGIAAAVGNTVVGWAMDAGESAGRAWLPWVCCAVFGAASAGGVAWLRRRGALPAPAEPVREKADA
- a CDS encoding class I SAM-dependent DNA methyltransferase encodes the protein MTDGNLLTDHPALYEARFPDPDRLAGRWAEDCLRRHGAGPRVLDMGCGTGRDAARLHRAGRTVTGADLSEAMLAHARAHHPGPAYVRADLRGFDLRESGGAAFDAVVCLDSSLLYCHTNDQLDGFLGSCRRALAPGGLLVAEMRNGAYFLGRTDLLDRPSGNTFTWRGIAHRSTTTLTVDRTAQLLRRTRVWTRDDGSPPVAQHSAWRLLFPHELRHFLTAHGFEVLELHDGPGPRTEPPWRDGRLPGTATDADRLHLVARLHTH
- a CDS encoding ABC transporter permease; translation: MTHRRFALGLGVVAVPLLLALLGPFLAGDPGPRATSFVLGDGHLLGTDFVGRDVLRQTLLGGRTVVVTALAATAIAHLVAVPVALAGALTRSRWLEDLLMRPLDVLLAVPSLLLILLVAAVFAPGAVGLALLVALVNVPDAARIVRAAAGEVAARPAVEALRMQGESRWRIAVGYVGRSTLRTLAADAGIRLTGVLYLVSTAAFLGVGVAPDAADWAVMVDRNRTGLLVQPWAVVVPALLIVALTMGTNLLFDAALEKRGRR
- a CDS encoding ABC transporter substrate-binding protein, which gives rise to MNDERFPGLRRRGFLAATTGAATALALTGCGGSGETATSDGAPRRGGRLRAAFAGGGASETLDPHLASLFADAARAKALFDKLADYGADLSARPRLAERWESNKTLDRWQVTLRKAAFHDEKPVTAEDVLYSYRRIADPKQAFRAKASLEPIDLDASRATGERTIEFVLKRPTAEFPNVLAAFGAYVVPENATEFDDRPIGSGPFRFVSFAPGRSAVFRRFDDHWDGAPLLDEIEFVVANEESARVSALLGGQVEYAHELNPTTARAHEGGGQIEIVRLRNSAMQAFCMKTDRAPFDDKRVREAFFLIADRQELVDGALSGAGEVGNDLFGKGYEYYAADLPQRTQDLDRARALLKQAGAENLKVTLDTSAVAAGFTEAAGIFRDQAAKAGVTIDVRMGSKDSYWSDILDGGTLCCYRSGAMPVEAHISQRLLTDSTTNATKWRHKDFDALYQQAQSTRDRTERAAVYGRMQRRLYTEGGFLVWGFADWIIGTSRTVRGVERKAPANTLDWARFDRVWLA
- a CDS encoding ABC transporter ATP-binding protein, with product MTADDLTPVSRATEIAVAEIRDLRVEIDGRAIVDGVHVKVLPGKVTALVGASGSGKTTTGLALLGEYPSGARVTGEVRRPGDGPVGYVPQHPAAVLNPARRVGALLDDIARPQVRHLPRAQRREAARALVLRALSDAQLPDPEALLRRHPHQLSGGQQQRVVLAQALLLGARVIVADEPTTGQDALTKNRIVEQLAAVAARGIAVVLLSHDLDVVRALADEVLVLRAGRVVESGPAERLWEAPRHEWTRRLLDARHGIPPDGAGDGGSRPSLEVRDLTAVHDRRTVVLRAPRLVLHPGECLAVVGRSGSGKTTLARCLAGLHREHSGEILLDGTPLPRSLRHRSRAQLAAVQYVFQDARAAFDEHRPVLEQVARTAVRLRGAGERAATDEASATLNRLGLSPDLARRRPGELSGGELQRAALARALLARPRVLICDEVTSGLDTVTRRGILDVLAGLVRDGEGLSLVLVTHDLDTARLAHRIAVLDEGEVVEQGPAQRVLTAPRHPFSVSLMETTSHLATGGRS
- a CDS encoding ABC transporter permease — its product is MDGGTSFVTRRVVLGAAQTVAVVLLVFVLTEALPGDAAVALAGDQPDPARVAAIREAMDLDRPAYERLTDWATGLLHGDFGTSLTSGRPVTRYIADGFGPTLTLAALTLALLVPLGFGLGVLAARHEGGLVDRLVSSVTLAVYAVPEFALGVLLVTVLALKLAWLPPTAVGHGTDLLAHPAVLVLPVLVLLSRPVCSLSRLVRAGMVDALASPYVAHARRCGVPGARVRYAHALPNALAPAVQQLARTVDWLLCGVIVVEALFVIPGLGTVLLNAVAERDVPVVQGLAVVFGVLTVLLNLGADLVAHRLTPRAGVAA